Proteins from a single region of Punica granatum isolate Tunisia-2019 chromosome 8, ASM765513v2, whole genome shotgun sequence:
- the LOC116188238 gene encoding U-box domain-containing protein 9 — MAKTDVFGAGDAASRAMELKKELQRLVRSIADDEDYSPETIDRAREALLALRELKGRRSSARSPSLKLLGAVSCPEEFRCPLSKELMRDPVIVATGQTYDRVSILKWLKAGNRTCPQTQQVLSHTILTPNHLIREMISKWCKAQGIELSDPVPYIDEDRITEADRDNFLSLLSKMSSNISEQKEAAKELRLLTKRMPSFRALFGESPEAISQLLNPLSAVKSSSNGHLDLQEDVITTLLNLSIHDNNKKLVAETPSVIPLLMEALRSGTIATRSNAAAALFTLSALDSNKALIGKSGALRPLLDLLEEGHPLAMTDVASAIFNLCILHENRARAVREGAVGVILNKIENRSNVDELLAILAMLSSHQKAIEEMGELGAVPCLLSIIRETSCARNKENCIAILHTICFSDRTKLKDMREEESTYGTISELSRSGTSRAKRKASGILERLNRTINLTHTA, encoded by the exons ATGGCCAAGACCGACGTTTTCGGCGCGGGGGACGCGGCGAGCAGGGCGATGGAGCTCAAGAAGGAACTCCAGCGGCTGGTGAGGAGCATCGCCGACGATGAGGATTACAGCCCGGAGACGATCGACCGGGCCAGGGAGGCCCTGCTCGCGCTCAGGGAGCTCAAGGGGAGGAGGTCCTCCGCCCGCTCCCCGTCCCTGAAGCTCCTAGGCGCCGTCTCGTGCCCCGAGGAGTTCCGGTGCCCTCTCTCCAAGGAGCTGATGAGGGATCCCGTGATCGTCGCCACGGGACAG ACTTATGATAGAGTGTCTATCCTGAAATGGCTCAAAGCAGGGAACAGGACATGTCCCCAAACCCAGCAAGTCCTCTCCCACACAATCCTCACTCCCAACCACCTGATAAGGGAGATGATATCGAAATGGTGCAAGGCTCAAGGGATCGAGTTGTCCGACCCTGTTCCCTACATCGACGAGGATAGAATAACGGAAGCCGATCGGGACAacttcctctctctcctttcGAAGATGTCGTCCAACATCTCCGAACAGAAAGAAGCCGCAAAGGAGCTCAGGCTCTTGACCAAGAGAATGCCGTCCTTCCGTGCCCTTTTTGGGGAATCCCCTGAAGCAATCTCTCAGCTACTGAACCCTCTCTCTGCCGTCAAATCCTCGAGCAATGGTCATCTCGATCTCCAAGAAGATGTGATCACAACTCTGCTGAACCTCTCGATCCATGACAATAACAAGAAGCTTGTCGCGGAAACCCCATCAGTAATTCCACTTCTTATGGAAGCATTGAGGTCGGGAACCATCGCGACGAGGAGCAATGCAGCTGCTGCTTTATTCACGCTATCAGCTCTCGATTCAAATAAGGCACTTATCGGAAAGTCTGGTGCTCTGAGGCCCCTCCTTGATCTTTTAGAAGAAGGCCACCCATTAGCCATGACCGATGTCGCTTCGGCAATTTTTAATCTTTGCATTCTCCATGAGAACAGGGCGAGGGCTGTGAGAGAAGGTGCAGTGGGAGTGATCTTAAACAAGATTGAGAACCGTTCAAATGTTGATGAGTTGTTAGCGATACTTGCGATGCTTTCGAGCCATCAGAAGGCTATCGAGGAGATGGGAGAGCTCGGAGCTGTCCCTTGCTTGCTCAGCATTATAAGAGAGACCTCATGTGCTCGAAATAAGGAGAATTGCATTGCGATCCTCCATACTATATGCTTCAGCGATCGGACGAAGTTGAAGGACATGAGGGAAGAGGAGAGCACATATGGGACGATCTCAGAGCTTTCCCGTAGCGGGACTTCAAGAGCAAAGAGGAAAGCTAGCGGAATCCTCGAGAGATTGAACCGAACAATCAATCTCACACACACTGCATGA
- the LOC116188431 gene encoding E3 ubiquitin-protein ligase CHIP — protein sequence MGPDAAALAAAGIQAERLKRDGNDYYQRKRFGAAIDAYTEAITLCPDVPIYWTNRALCHLKRNDWSRLEEDSRKALQLDHKSVKAHYLLGLALLKKQEYAEGVKQLERALDLGRGANPRSYMVETIWQELAKAKYLEWEHASTERSWNLQSLKDACEVALKEKFSKESSESEGFVDELDRSHLERLELLGRIFRKAAEADTPTEVPDYLCCKITLDTFRDPVITPSGVTYERAVILEHLEKVGKFDPVTHEPLSPSQLIPNLAIKAAVQAYLDEHGWAYKMD from the exons atGGGACCAGACGCGGCGGCTCTTGCGGCAGCGGGGATTCAGGCGGAGAGGTTGAAGAGGGACGGCAACGATTACTACCAGCGGAAACGGTTCGGCGCCGCCATCGACGCTTACACCGAG GCGATAACTTTGTGCCCGGACGTGCCTATCTACTGGACGAATCGTGCTCTTTGCCATCTCAAGCGGAA TGATTGGTCGAGGCTCGAGGAGGATTCGAGGAAAGCACTTCAACTTGATCACAAGTCAGTCAAG GCTCATTATCTTCTGGGACTGGCATTACTGAAGAAGCAGGAATATGCCGAAGGAGTCAAGCAACTGGAAAGA GCTTTGGATCTTGGGAGGGGTGCCAACCCTAGGAGTTATATGGTAGAGACAATATGGCAAGAGCTTGCAAAAGCAAAGTATTTAGAGTGGGAGCACGCATCTACCGAACGTTCTTGGAATCTCCAAAGCTTAAA GGATGCTTGTGAGGTGGCTCTCAAAGAGAAGTTCTCTAAAGAATCTTCCGAGTCAGAAGGGTTTGTTGATGAACTCGATAGGTCTCACTTGGAACGCTTGGAGCTTTTGGGACGGATATTTAGGAAAGCTGCAGAGGCGGATACTCCAACTGAG GTGCCTGATTATCTCTGCTGTAAAATCACCCTCGACACATTCCGAGATCCAGTCATCACTCCAAGTGGGGTAACATACGAGAGAGCAGTGATTCTTGAACATCTAGAGAAG GTTGGTAAATTCGATCCAGTCACACACGAGCCACTCAGTCCTTCCCAGCTGATACCTAATCTGGCCATTAAAGCAGCAGTCCAAGCATATCTAGATGAACATGGGTGGGCATACAAGATGGACTAA